The genome window ACGGAGCGCAAACTTATCATTGTATACATACTCGGCACCCAGACCGTAGTTGATTTCCTCCAGCTCTTCCTTGAAACCGCCAGGGGCATCGCTGAAACTCTTGAAGATACCGCTGATGCCCGAAATATCATCATACTCACGATGCACACGGTCTTCATATTCTGAATTGTCCTCACCCTCTTCCTGCTTCGGAACGGTAGGCACCAGATACTTGTTGGCATCGGCTGCCAGAGTAACGCGGTTGTATTCGTCGATAGGTATCATCAGCGAAGCACCCAGACGCATGTTGGCTGGCAGGAACTCGCCATACTCCTTGCCGCTGAAGGTAATCTTACTACCGATGTTAGAAATATTCAAGCCCAAACCCAACTGGCATTCGCGCTGGCCGATGACCACATAGTTCTGGTAATAGGCAGCGATATCGGCTGCGAAAGCGGAAGCTGGCGAATTGTCTTCGGTATAATCGAAGCGCATATCGGAATAGATCCAGCGGATGGCGGCAGCAAGAGAGAACTTCTCGCTGAGCATCAGAGAATAAGCCACATCGACCGACATCTCGTAAGGATTGATGGTCATACCCTTGCCACTCTCGGCACCTTCCTGACTGGTAAACACTTCGCCCATATTGAAATAGCGGAGCGATGCTGATACGGCACTGTAATCGCCAATACGGTAATAGCCAGAGAGATAGGCAAGATTCATATCATTGACCAGCGAGCGCAGCCAAGGAGTGAAACTGAGCGACACTCCGGCACGCGAAATGGTGAAAGGATATTTTGCCGGATTCCAGTACTGGGAGTTGACATCAGGGTCGGTAGCCGCACCGACATCTCCCAAACCGCCACCACGGGCATCAGGAGCTATGGTTTGCGAAATGACTGCATAGTTCACAGGATTGAAGAGATCTTTCTTATCCTGCGCCTTCACTTCTGATGCCATCAGAGCGAGACATCCCAAGATGAATATCTTATAGATTCTTTTCATTGCCATTGTAAATATATTTTTTATTTGATAATGATGAGTTTCTTGACTTTAGAGGTGTAGCTGCTGCCATCGCTCGCCACCTTGACACGATAGAGATATACGCCGGTGCCCAGAGGGGTGCCGCTATCGGAGGTGAGATCCCAGCTGACGGTATAGCTGCCCGAGGTAGGTACACCGCTTTCGGAATGGCGCCAGTGCTGTCTGCCCGACGAATCGAACACTTCTACCACCACGTCCATATCGCTCTCTGTGCGGTCGTGACTAATGATGAAGGTGGTGGAGGTCTTAGCCGGATTGGCGGTTACGCCCACATCGAAGAGCGCCGGACTCAGTGCCTTCACCACATTGAAACGGAGCTGCACCGTAGAACTGTTGTTCTGGATATCCCAGGCTCGGAAGGTGAGTTCGTGCTTGCCCGGTTCCAGTTGCGGTATGCTGTAATAGGTGGAACCGCTGGTATAGGTTCCGAAATCGTAGGTGAAATTGCTGTTCAGCACGTAGGTCTTCGACATGTCGCCATCTATCACCAGCTGCAGGTCGTGGCCGATACCGCTTCCGGCAGCATTGATTCCGTCCTTATCGGTTATCTTTGCCACAAAGAACGGGGTGGTGTTGACATTGCCGCCATCTACGAAGGAAGGCGAATTGAGATAGCAGTAGATGGAAGGACCGATGGAATCGTTCTTCTGCTCCTCGCTCTCGCCTACCGTAAACTGCTCGCAGGAGCCGTGGGCAGAGAGGGTCTTGGAGGTATTCACCGCATAGAGGTTGACCAGACCGCTCTGGTTGGAATAATTGATATCCAGCGGAACGGCAAAGGAGAAGGCAAACTTGCCACCTCTTACGCTATCGGTGCCCTGATACAGGGTCTTGGTTCTGTCTTTGTATTCGAAAGCCTTCTCAGCGCCATCCTTGCCGGTATCGTTCAGTCGACAGGTAACCGTCTCCTTGGAATCTCTTACGGTAGCGGTGATGACGCCCCGGAAGTCGTCTGCTCCCTCGATATGACCTGCCATGCGGGCGATAGAGCCTGCCTTCAGCATCGGCAGGGTTGCGGCTCCGGCAACAGGGATGCCGTTGATGGAATCTACTACTATCTGACGCTTAGGCAGATTGAGCGCAAGCGCCGGGTCGCCCAAGAGGGAATAGTTGAGATGGTTCACCGTGACATCGGAGCCGGAAGTTGGTCCGGTTCCGGTTACGAGATCGTTCTGCGCCAACCGGTGTGCCTCGCCTATCGTGATAGGCTTGCCGTTAACCAGACTGAGCACTCTGTAGATGAAGGCGCGGTTGATATGTCTGTTATACTGGGCGTAAACGGTACGGGTGGTACCATAGAAGGCTACTGCGCCACCTTTATCATTGAGCAGCGCTGATTCGCCGATATTGGCTTCGAGACCGTCGAACGGCATGATATCGCAGGAGGCGGTTACCCAGAGCGACAGGTTGGTATTGCGGAAATTGGTAAAATCGGTGAGTTTCAGAACCGATTCGCTCGACATCTGGGTAGGATCGCCATGTCCGGCATAATCCATGATGAGGGCTCCCGCCGCCTGCTGCTGTTTGATGATTTTAGCAGCCTCAGGATAGGTATTGCCCGAAGAGGAGGTTTCGCGGGTATAAGCATCCCACATCACCTTCTTGACAAGATAGGCGGGATAGGTGGTGAGCACATCATTTGCCACCTCATCGGCATCCTTCATGTGGATGTTTTCGTTTCCGTCATCGCCCATAAACATCAGGGTGTTCTGCCAGGCGCCTACATTGGCATTCTGAGCATAACTGATGGTCTTGTCTACCAGCACCTGGGCTTCTTCTGCATAAGTTACCGGGAAACGGCCTACGGCTACATCCTGCAGCTCGCGGTTAGGATACAGTCCGGCTCCCTCGCCGAGCATACCGAACCAGCTGTCGCTGACGAAGCAGGATACGGCGCTGAAGGAGTTTTCACTCTCAAAGCACAGCAGGTAATCGTCAGGATTCAGGGTTCTGCAACCAGAGGTAAGCATGCGGTTATCCCATACGCAGTCGCCGAAGAGCAGGAGATATTTCGGCA of Segatella copri contains these proteins:
- the porV gene encoding type IX secretion system outer membrane channel protein PorV, which gives rise to MKRIYKIFILGCLALMASEVKAQDKKDLFNPVNYAVISQTIAPDARGGGLGDVGAATDPDVNSQYWNPAKYPFTISRAGVSLSFTPWLRSLVNDMNLAYLSGYYRIGDYSAVSASLRYFNMGEVFTSQEGAESGKGMTINPYEMSVDVAYSLMLSEKFSLAAAIRWIYSDMRFDYTEDNSPASAFAADIAAYYQNYVVIGQRECQLGLGLNISNIGSKITFSGKEYGEFLPANMRLGASLMIPIDEYNRVTLAADANKYLVPTVPKQEEGEDNSEYEDRVHREYDDISGISGIFKSFSDAPGGFKEELEEINYGLGAEYVYNDKFALRAGYHHESQSKGNRKYFTVGAGFKMNVFSLDAAYVVATAKSNPLDQTLRFTLSFDMDGLKDLFKR
- the porU gene encoding type IX secretion system sortase PorU encodes the protein MNTTKVWKYMLLACLLMLVAPAQAQRFFNLTSSEVRVDSVLPRFVYSIPLTGAYRDSVYTVSLKYGEYIDMTASDIANYNRLSGAVPPEQVFPQQRVTECRKQGVLQIDFSPVVFRNNRHQLLVSFMLQVDARPLKRSERSSRGSLLAKGKVSAFTSSDALRSATSLYASHSVLASGRWAKIRVSETGFHQLTEQVVRQAGFSDISKVKIYGYGGNLQNEALLASELQATDDLQEVPQCIVGGKHYFYAQGPVSWKSETALQRIRNPYSDYGYYFITQTDEAPLEQDSATFVSSHYPQPYDYHSLYESDGYSYYHGGRNLFDAEELKVGDEKKVVITNTTGSAIGKLSVALTTATDSKAQILKNGKALGEITLSLMNDNPTEETAYLKATERVVTYPDSDFQDKDTISIKVMSGASIRLDYISVTWAEPGSCAFTAANLASGGKIPAAQYVYGITNQDHHADGAADMVIIIPTSQKLLKQAQRLKEFHEQHDGLRVTIVPADELYNEFSSGTPDANAYRRYLRMLSDKAQSEADMPKYLLLFGDCVWDNRMLTSGCRTLNPDDYLLCFESENSFSAVSCFVSDSWFGMLGEGAGLYPNRELQDVAVGRFPVTYAEEAQVLVDKTISYAQNANVGAWQNTLMFMGDDGNENIHMKDADEVANDVLTTYPAYLVKKVMWDAYTRETSSSGNTYPEAAKIIKQQQAAGALIMDYAGHGDPTQMSSESVLKLTDFTNFRNTNLSLWVTASCDIMPFDGLEANIGESALLNDKGGAVAFYGTTRTVYAQYNRHINRAFIYRVLSLVNGKPITIGEAHRLAQNDLVTGTGPTSGSDVTVNHLNYSLLGDPALALNLPKRQIVVDSINGIPVAGAATLPMLKAGSIARMAGHIEGADDFRGVITATVRDSKETVTCRLNDTGKDGAEKAFEYKDRTKTLYQGTDSVRGGKFAFSFAVPLDINYSNQSGLVNLYAVNTSKTLSAHGSCEQFTVGESEEQKNDSIGPSIYCYLNSPSFVDGGNVNTTPFFVAKITDKDGINAAGSGIGHDLQLVIDGDMSKTYVLNSNFTYDFGTYTSGSTYYSIPQLEPGKHELTFRAWDIQNNSSTVQLRFNVVKALSPALFDVGVTANPAKTSTTFIISHDRTESDMDVVVEVFDSSGRQHWRHSESGVPTSGSYTVSWDLTSDSGTPLGTGVYLYRVKVASDGSSYTSKVKKLIIIK